The Phormidium yuhuli AB48 DNA window TTATCAATTAAAAGATACACCGGAACCTACAGCAGAGCAGATTAACCAAGCCATAGACATCTTTTCCCAGTATCAGTTGCCCGTTGTCGCCTGATGGATGACAACAAATTAGGACTTCACCCGATACCAAAGAGCCAGTCCACCCCCTCGTCCTCGGGCGGCGATCGCCCCTGGGCTAATATAGAAGTAGTTAAAAAAGGCCTGTCGGGCGATCGCCGTCTCATCAAAGACCGCCTCTCGTTGCGCCCCTCCCCGCACAAACCCATCAAAAAGGTTGATTCCATAGATTTGCGCCTGCAAGCGGGTAAAATCGAAGGCTAGAAGGCGGTTTGCCCGTTTTGCTTCTGGGGTACTCCCCCCCTTTTGCCAAGCGACTGGGCCCGTCACCGTCAAGGTTAACCCGAACACCTTCACCTGATTTTCCACTCGTCCCCCCTCCCCAGAAGGAAGCCGAGTAGAACTCTCCTCATCCCGAGGTTGATAATAAATGCGGATTCCCAGAAATCGTGGCAGATAGCGGCCCGCCCCCAGGAGTCCCCCCGCCTGTTGACGAGAGCGTTGAGTCCCCGTAATCCAACCCAGTTGCCACTCCCCCATCAACGCCTCAAATTCCGGTGCCGTGGCAATTTTCCGAGTTTGCTTTTCCGCCGTTAACAGAGCATCCCGCAACACCTCTGACGGGGGACGCTTCCCCTCCCCCTCTCGCAACTGTAGGGCCGCTGTCTCAATAATCTCAGAATAATCGGTCATCGTAATCGTATCGTTCGCAGTAGAGGAAGAGAAACACAAGAGGTCTTCTCATAGGAGCAGAACCTGGCCAGGTTGTCAGGTTGTCAAGTTGAGAGAAAATCATCGACCGGTGCAAAACTTAACACTACCATGGATACCCCCATCTATAAAATAATCACAGGTTAGGGATTGACATACCTAAAACAATGGATACATCAGCTTGGCGATCGCACATTGCATCCTCCTCATGAGTGCCAGTTCTAAATACTATTTAAATTTCCTTAGTCTTTCCATAACCTTTATCCGTTAGGTTCCCAGATAGACTAAACTTACGATTATTCGAGGACTCCTTCCGTGCCCTTATCGAGAACACCGCAGCGCCGAGTTGACAACGGCGATGAACCCATCTGTAACCGCTCCCCAAACCCCCCCTTTAGCAACATTCTCAACAGTCGTCTCAAGCGACGCCAAGTTCTGCGAGGAGGACTCTCAGCAGCGATCGCCATGATGGTGACCCGGCCGAGTCTCAGCTCCCTCTTCACCGGAACCCCCGCGAACGCCGCCCCTGGAAAATTAGGATTTAGCCCAATTCCCGTTAGCGAAGCCGATAGGATTTTGGTTCCCGAGGGTTACCAGGTACAAACCCTAATTCCCTGGGGGGAACCCATCACCGGAACCTATCCCAGTTACGATCTCAGCAATAGCGGTCAAGACCAGGGAATGCAAATTGGCCAACATCATGATGGGATGCACTTCTTCCCCATTGAGGGAGAATCCCCCTATCTCGGAAGTTCCCAGGATGGATTGTTGGTCTTAAACCATGAGTACATCGAACCCCGCTTTCTCCATACGGCGGCGGTGGGACTGACGCTCAACGCAGGAGACGTTCCCATGAATGCCGATGGAACCCGGGATGCAGACCAGGTTCTCAAAGAAATCAATGCTCATGGAATTAGCATCGTCCGCATTCGCCAACAGGAAACTGGAACCTGGGAGGTGGTGCGAGATTCCCATAATCGCCGCATCACTGGCTTAACCCCAATGGAATTCACCGGGCCTGTCCGGGGATCAGAGTTCCTCAAAACCCGCTATAGCCCCGAGGGAACGGGAACTCGGGGAACCCTAAACAACTGTGCTCATGGGGTAACTCCTTGGAATACCTATCTCTTCTGTGAGGAAAATTGGGCCCGCTATTTCCGCAATGGTGACCCGGAAGCCAGTCTTCCCCGTGAGCAAACTCGCTATGGAGTCTCACGGGAGATGTCTCGCTATGGTTGGGAACGGGCCCAAGGCCAAGGGGATGACTATGTGCGTTTCGATGTCTCCCGTCTGGGGAACAGTCCCCAAGAGGATTATCGCAATGAAGTTAACGGGTTTGGTTGGGTGGTCGAAGTGGACCCATTTAACCCCAATGATACCCCCAAGAAACGCACCGCTTTAGGTCGTTTTGCCCATGAAGGGGTAGTGTTCCAACCGGCGGTTCCCGGTCAACCGGTGGTCTGCTATTCCGGGGATGATGCTCGATTTGAGTATATCTACAAATACGTCTCAGCGGACTCCTACGATCCGGCGACGGCCTCAGGGGAATTACTCAACCGTGGTCGTCTCTATGTGGCTCGTTTCCATGAGGATGGGGGCGGGGAATGGCTTCCGTTGGTCTTTGGAGAAGGACCCCTGACCCCAGAGAATGGCTTTTCCAGTCAGGCAGATGTTTTAGTCAACACCCGTACTGCGGCGGATGTATTAGGTGCGACGAAAATGGATCGTCCGGAATGGGGCGCAATAGACCCCGAGACGGGGGCAGTCTACTTTACCCTCACCAATAATACTCGACGTACTGAAGACCAGGTCGATGCCGCGAACCCTCGCGCGGAGAATACATGGGGTCATATTATCCGTTGGCGAGAGGGGGGAGATGGTCCCACCGCCACGCAGTTTGAGTGGGATGTGTTTGTCTTAGCCGGTCCGGAGATGGATAGTGAAACCCTGAAAGGGGAACCGTTAGAAGAGACGAATATCTTTGCTTGTCCGGATGGTCTCTGGTTCGATGGTCATCGCCGTCTCTGGATTCAGACGGACATCAGCGAGAGCGTCATGAATCAAGGGGAGCACGCCCAGTTCGGCAATAACCAAATGCTAGCGGCTGACCCAGATACCGGGGAAATTCGCCGCTTCTTAACGGGCCCCATCGGTCAAGAAATCACGGGAGTGGTGTCCACCCCAGACCAACGTACCCTCTTTATTAATGTGCAACATCCCGGTGCAACCACCTCCGCCGAAGCCTTCGCCGCCGGTTCTGTGGTGTCTCGTTGGCCTGACCACTCCCCCAATCTCTACCCCCGTTCGGCAACGGTGGTCATCACCAAGATCGACGGTGGAGTGATTGGAACCTAGGGACGGCCTCAGCTACCGGAAAAGCGAGCGATTTCTTCTCCCTCGGGGTTTAAGACCGTTAAACGAATTTCGGTATTGAGACTCACCAGTTCCAAGCCATCAATCAAGCGGCGGACATGCTGATCAATTTGCTGTTTCGCCGCTTCGTTGTTTTGCTGATTCGCTTGGCGATGTAAGTTCTGGATGCGGGAGACATAATCGGGTAGGAGTTTGACCTGGAGGCGATCGCGAGTCACTTGATACTCACAAATCTGGGGAGACCCTTGACACAGCCGCCGTAAGTCCCCTTGGGCCCGGCTCATGGCTTCTGAGATTTCCTGACTGGCGATCGCCTGTATCAGGGCATTGGTATAGGCTTGGAGCAAGGGGCGACTTTGGTCACTGTAAGCCGTATTCTCAGGAATCTGTTGGGCATAGCCGATG harbors:
- a CDS encoding PhoX family protein, with translation MPLSRTPQRRVDNGDEPICNRSPNPPFSNILNSRLKRRQVLRGGLSAAIAMMVTRPSLSSLFTGTPANAAPGKLGFSPIPVSEADRILVPEGYQVQTLIPWGEPITGTYPSYDLSNSGQDQGMQIGQHHDGMHFFPIEGESPYLGSSQDGLLVLNHEYIEPRFLHTAAVGLTLNAGDVPMNADGTRDADQVLKEINAHGISIVRIRQQETGTWEVVRDSHNRRITGLTPMEFTGPVRGSEFLKTRYSPEGTGTRGTLNNCAHGVTPWNTYLFCEENWARYFRNGDPEASLPREQTRYGVSREMSRYGWERAQGQGDDYVRFDVSRLGNSPQEDYRNEVNGFGWVVEVDPFNPNDTPKKRTALGRFAHEGVVFQPAVPGQPVVCYSGDDARFEYIYKYVSADSYDPATASGELLNRGRLYVARFHEDGGGEWLPLVFGEGPLTPENGFSSQADVLVNTRTAADVLGATKMDRPEWGAIDPETGAVYFTLTNNTRRTEDQVDAANPRAENTWGHIIRWREGGDGPTATQFEWDVFVLAGPEMDSETLKGEPLEETNIFACPDGLWFDGHRRLWIQTDISESVMNQGEHAQFGNNQMLAADPDTGEIRRFLTGPIGQEITGVVSTPDQRTLFINVQHPGATTSAEAFAAGSVVSRWPDHSPNLYPRSATVVITKIDGGVIGT